The following are encoded in a window of Acidobacteriota bacterium genomic DNA:
- a CDS encoding ankyrin repeat domain-containing protein — MSRTIKFVLLLLFATIPFVGAQSKFPPAANRKVDYKRDIQPLLAQKCYFCHGPEVQQAGLRLDLRQNALRGGDYGPVIKIGDSSASKLIRRLVDGDGGLQMPPDGPLTDEEIGLLRAWIDQGAEFRTDIIAERPRRPVDPKITALIAAVRAGKRSEIEQLLAANPELINGTDAAGSTALHHAAGFGPAETLELLISKGADVNAKNRRGSTPLHWAIHDEAKVRLLVAKGADVNAQQVQNRTPLYLTAMLGNGLSTMRLLVSKGADPNIASVNGQTPLMMAAGRGNIADVQLLLKQGAKVNAKDGSGETALMFACRSGNAQTVQLLIEQGADVNASSKRNETALGYAATSGVPATVDLLLAKGADMNVRNFRGYSPLMFAASSDARPAGIIKALLDRGVDVGFTGDYDEPASALAAKRGQTEAARLLGVRASADANTAKPAIISYNPRTIPNTVNKSLALLELQSGNFIRTAGCNSCHSQDLPSAAAGLAFTNGITARKTFPQLPPTMTATAEQLMDFNAVSPNSVAWELFDAGMNQEPQTPVTDAIVRYILALQTADGGWSQPESRRPPMNSGRFQTTALAIFAIKNYVPTTEKPAGDKAIARAVAWLQKSAPETNQDRAFRLLGLAWGDGSTTVIRAEAKALSALQRADGGWSQLSSMTSDAYATGEALYALGFAGRMTPGDPVFRKGIEYLLSTQASDGSWHVKTRAIWFQPYFESGFPYEKDQFISTAGTAWATLALTLAAEPPKQTRR, encoded by the coding sequence ATGTCTCGCACAATCAAATTCGTGCTCTTGTTGTTGTTTGCGACAATTCCTTTTGTTGGGGCGCAAAGTAAGTTCCCCCCGGCTGCCAACCGAAAAGTGGACTACAAACGGGACATTCAACCGTTGCTGGCGCAAAAATGTTATTTCTGTCACGGGCCCGAAGTGCAGCAAGCAGGGTTGCGGTTGGATTTGCGTCAGAACGCGCTTCGCGGTGGAGATTACGGTCCGGTCATCAAAATTGGCGACAGCTCCGCGAGCAAATTGATTCGCCGTCTGGTGGATGGCGATGGCGGCCTGCAAATGCCTCCGGATGGTCCGCTCACGGATGAAGAAATCGGATTGTTGCGCGCGTGGATTGATCAAGGCGCGGAGTTTCGCACGGACATCATTGCCGAACGTCCTCGCAGACCGGTTGATCCCAAAATCACGGCATTGATCGCTGCGGTGCGCGCGGGTAAACGCAGCGAGATTGAACAGTTGCTCGCCGCCAACCCTGAGTTGATCAATGGAACAGATGCCGCTGGTTCGACGGCGCTGCATCACGCAGCCGGGTTTGGGCCAGCGGAAACCCTGGAATTATTGATCAGCAAAGGCGCGGACGTGAATGCCAAAAACCGTCGCGGTTCGACGCCGCTGCATTGGGCGATTCACGATGAAGCAAAAGTCCGGTTGCTCGTGGCAAAAGGCGCAGATGTCAACGCACAGCAAGTGCAAAATCGCACGCCACTGTATCTGACTGCAATGTTGGGCAATGGGCTTTCGACAATGCGCTTGCTGGTCAGCAAAGGCGCTGATCCCAATATCGCTTCGGTCAACGGACAAACTCCGCTGATGATGGCGGCTGGGCGCGGAAATATCGCCGACGTTCAGTTGTTGCTCAAACAAGGAGCGAAGGTCAATGCGAAGGATGGTTCCGGGGAAACCGCCTTGATGTTTGCCTGCAGAAGCGGGAACGCACAAACAGTGCAATTGCTGATCGAGCAAGGCGCGGATGTCAATGCCAGTTCCAAGCGAAACGAAACGGCGTTGGGATATGCCGCCACTTCCGGCGTGCCGGCGACGGTTGACCTGTTACTGGCCAAAGGCGCTGACATGAATGTTCGCAATTTCCGTGGCTATTCTCCGCTGATGTTCGCTGCCAGTTCCGACGCACGGCCTGCCGGAATTATCAAAGCCTTGCTGGATCGAGGCGTAGACGTCGGCTTCACAGGCGATTATGACGAACCGGCCAGCGCATTGGCCGCTAAACGCGGCCAGACAGAAGCGGCTCGATTGTTGGGAGTACGTGCATCGGCCGATGCAAACACGGCGAAGCCAGCCATAATCAGTTACAACCCTCGGACAATTCCGAATACCGTGAACAAATCGCTGGCGCTGTTGGAACTTCAAAGCGGCAATTTCATTCGCACTGCGGGATGCAATTCCTGCCATTCGCAAGACCTACCCTCGGCAGCAGCAGGGCTGGCATTCACAAATGGAATCACGGCGAGGAAAACTTTTCCGCAATTGCCGCCGACGATGACGGCAACCGCGGAGCAGTTGATGGATTTCAATGCGGTCAGCCCGAACAGTGTGGCATGGGAATTATTCGACGCGGGAATGAACCAGGAGCCGCAGACGCCTGTGACGGACGCAATCGTTCGTTACATTCTGGCTTTGCAAACAGCGGATGGCGGTTGGAGTCAACCGGAAAGTCGTCGCCCGCCGATGAATTCCGGCAGATTTCAAACGACGGCATTGGCGATTTTCGCCATCAAGAATTATGTGCCGACGACCGAAAAGCCGGCTGGCGACAAAGCCATCGCGCGCGCCGTTGCCTGGTTGCAAAAATCCGCGCCGGAAACCAATCAGGATCGCGCCTTTCGTTTACTGGGGTTGGCTTGGGGCGATGGATCAACGACAGTAATCCGCGCGGAAGCGAAAGCCCTGTCCGCCTTGCAACGCGCCGATGGCGGTTGGAGCCAGTTGTCTTCGATGACTTCGGATGCGTACGCCACGGGGGAAGCCTTGTATGCGCTTGGGTTTGCAGGCCGAATGACACCCGGCGATCCTGTCTTTCGGAAAGGAATCGAATATTTGCTGAGTACGCAAGCCAGCGACGGTTCATGGCACGTCAAAACGCGCGCCATCTGGTTTCAACCGTACTTTGAAAGCGGTTTCCCGTATGAAAAGGATCAGTTCATTTCGACTGCCGGAACTGCGTGGGCGACGCTGGCATTGACACTCGCGGCGGAACCACCGAAACAGACACGGCGCTGA